gagtccccatctctggaggcaatCCAAACACACCtaggtgtgttcctgtgtgatttgttCTAGGTGAACCTCCTCTAgccaggagagttggactggatgatcttgagaggtcccttccaacccccattctgtgattctgtgcaccTGAGGCACAGGGTGGCTGGGCTCCTGCAGAAGCTCCATGGCTCCCCAGAGCATGGCCGAAGGAGTAGGCATCAGGGAGCCAGGGGCTGAAATGCTCCATCCAGCCCTGAGGGTGGAGGCTTAGAGAGGAATCTGAGCAGAACATGGGTGGGGGtgaagctgctttctgcagctgcaggggctCAGCTGATTTCCTTCGTGGTTTTGTGCTGTGGACAGTCAGGTGTTGACCTGcctctgtgtccctgggcatcagGGAGTAGCAGGGATGAGGACCTCCAGGCTCTCTGCATATCCACAGGTGTAGGGAGTAACTGTCTGGAAAAACAGTTGGAAATTTTTCTGACAAAAGACttctggggccagactctgagCAAATGATTCAGTTGGAATTACTCAGGCAGCTGTAGCTGGGATGTGCTCAGCCAACAGTTCCTGGACACCATCCCCATTGTAaacagcacagagtgctgccaAGGGGCGtccagctctggctctgctggctctgtgtgtgtgctacagagcatgcagagcagcacccagcctaAGAGGGGCTGCAGTGGATttctgcaggaggttggaatcTCACTCACCTCTTCTTCCCAAATTAGGAGCTGGCAATGAAGTCTCTGGGAAGCGAGGGGCTGTTTCTGTTCTCCTCTCTGGACACAAACAATGATCTCTACCTCAGTCCAGAAGAGTTCAAGCCCATAGCTGAGAAGCTGACAGGTGAGTTTCTGGCTGTCCTCAGGTGGGATGTtgggaaaaatatctttgcagaaacactgaagcaggctggccagggaggtggtggagtccccatccctggaggtatttataggctgtgtggatgtggtgctgagggatgtggcttagtggtggtggctcagcagtagtggtggcattgtgagctcaatgagtggttggacttgatggctctgctctgctgagaccccacctcaaatactgcctccagttctggtgtccccagcaatcagaaggacacagaggaggccacaaagatgatccaagggctggagcagctctgctgtgaggctgagggagcagggggtgttcagcctggagaaaagaagattgCAAGgggactttagagctgccttccaatagctgaagggatcctccaggaaggctgcagagggacttttgatcagggtgtctggagacaggcccagggggaatggtttgaagctgaggcagaacagggttggactggagctgaggaagaagttctgcagtaggagggtggtgagactctggcacaggctgcccagggaggctgtggatgcctcctgcctggggttgttcagggccaggctggatgaggccttgagcagctgagtctaccTGAGagatatccctgcccatgatggggaggttggagtagacaatttctgaggtcccttccagcgtgagccattctgtgatgatctccgaggtctcttctctgattctgtgcgtGGCAGAGCTCTCTCTGCACAGCCCAAAAGCCAAAGGTAATGCACTCACTGTTTTTTATTCatgccttcatttcttttttctttttttttccaggatgcTATTTTGGGTCTTATTTACatgaagagaggctgtggagcttTATGTGGTTTAGAAAAGGCTTAAGCACTAGACGTGGCTTTCACAAAGAGTTTGGATAAGGTGGAGGATCCCATTGCAGGCCTAGCAGAGAATCTAAGTTACTTTGTCTAGAGCTTAAAGGGGATTTGGGATGGGTGAATGCAACAAATacagctcagccctggctgggCCAAAACTGTTAGTGACTGGTAGGGCTTCATTCATACCCTCACAGCCTCTCAGACAGCAAGTGTGAGAGCTCATGTTTGGAGGCTATCAGTGTGTGGCCAATGTCTCCTGGTGGTGCCAGAAGGCAGAGTGGGTTGATAATGTGGAGGAGAGCTTAAAGTGCTGCCAAAAGACAGACAAGTTTTGCTTGGGCTGCATTAAATTGGCTAAAGCCTGTGGCTGCATCCCTCCTGGGTGAAATAAGACTCctcagctgagctggggaggttATGAGAGTTGTTCCCTAAAAGGAGGACTCCCTTTTAATTCATGCAGCCAAACCTGGTCTCTGGGAGGGGTCTGAGCTGGTAGAGACATTCTGAATTTGCCAGGATAAATGTGTGGTCACTTCCCAAGTGCTTAAAAAGGGAGGTGCTGAAATTCCTGTCCCTTTGTCTAGGGGTTGCTCCCATCTCTGAgtttgaagaggaggagatgcCTGATCCCAGTGGGGAGACCTTGTCTGTGGTGGCTAAATTCCAGCCTTTGGTCATGGAAACGATGACCAAGAGCAAAGATGGTTTCCTGGGGGTAAGTGTCCTGCAGGATGAGTGTGGCCAGAAATCCCCCTGGAAACAAGTGCTGTGGGCTGGcaccagcagctggcaccagtgctgctgtgctgggagggggaggtggtCTTGTTGAGCCCTTGGGATTTGCTTGGAGAGCAAATTCCTTGCTTTGGGCAGCGTTTCAGCATTTTCAGTgcactcagcagtgctgtgccccaATTAACTCTCCCTTCCTGGGAGGCAAGGAGCAGACATTGGAGATTGCTCTCATGGAACCAAGTccaagagcagtgctgctgtgcccctcTCTCCCACCCCTCTCTTCCATCCCTGAAAGCTGACAGAGCTATGTGGTGGTGTAGGAAGAATTTAAAACATTATTATTCCCCTGCCCCCTGCTTCTCCAAagcctgctccctccccagctctgctgcagctcagtctAGGCTCTGATGGTGTCTTCTGTTCACAGATTTCTCATGTTGCTCTCTCTGGGCTGAGGAATTGGACAGCTCCAGCAGTCCCTATGAGTGTGTTGTTTGCCAGGCAGTTTAAagcctttcttcctccaaaGAATAAAGTGGATCTGGGGGATCCATGGTGGATAATTCCCAGTGAACTGAACATCTTCACTGGCTACCTTTCCAACAACAGATTTTATCCTCCTCTTCCCAAGGGCAAAGAGGTGAGAGATGAAACTTGATTTCTGTGTGCCTGCTTTCAGCTGTGTAAATGTTCTGCCTTGCAGCCAGGTGAGTTGAAGGAGTCCCTTGAGGGGATGTGGCTGTTGCATTATTGTGTCCCTGAGCTTCCTAAGGGAGCAGAAAAGGCTGCAGTGCACAGCCAGGAGCACCACCTCCTAATCTGGAGGTAAAACTGGGAGCAGGCAAAAACTCTGTCAGAGCCAGATGAGACTGAGTGGAGTAACTTTGGCTTGCTTCATTGAACTGGTTGGGGATTTATaaaaggttgctcagagagccacatctgcagtattgcatccagctccaggctccccagttcaagagagacagggaactactggagagagtccactgCAGGCTCCAAAGAtgttgaggggcctggagcagctctgtgagatgaggaaggctgagagccctggaagagcagcctgctcagcaagagataaaaatGTTGGGGGGCAAGGgactggggccagactctgctcagtggtgcccagggacaggacaaggggcacaaactggaacccagcaggttccatctgaacaggagaagaaacttctttgatgtgagggtgctggaggcccagagcagtctgcccagagaggttgtggagtctcctgtggagacttccaaacctccctgggcaagctgctgtgggagcaggggggttggactggatgatctgcagagatcccttccaacctccaccatgctggggttctgtggaAGCACTCCCATGGAGTGATTGTGCCTTGTGgcacagctgccagcccagaggtgagtgctgtgctgccaagggcagctctgtctgcacagggtttgttccagcagcctgtctgTGGCTCTcccctggggagctggggtAGGTGTTAgtgagcacacagctgctgggcCTCAACAGCCTGCTGGGTTTATTGATTCCATAGCCACTCTGCCAGAGTCTTAAGTAGTATTGATGGAGGCAGCCTCCTAGATCAGTTTTCTGTGCTCAGATGTTGAACCAGCTGGGATGGTGGAAACTTGCAAACAGTGGGAACAGCACAGAAGTCCTGGAAGGTGACTGAGTTCTGGAAAGCAGCCTCTTGCTTTAGCCCCTTGGTTTGAGATTAGGCAGGTCTCTGAGCTAAGGTTGAAGCCTTTTGCCCTTCAGATGTTGTGGGAGGTcactctggagctgcagctgccccgTGGTGGGGGAGGTATTGTCATTCCTGCTCACAATTCCTTCCCTAGGTCATCATCCACAAGCTTCTGAGCATGTTCCACCCACGGCCCTTCGTCAAAACTCGCTttgctccccagggagctgtggcCTGCATCCAAGCCATCAGCACCTTCTACTACACCATAGCCTTCAGGTGAGGCCCTGGGGACACTTGGGACTTTGTTCCATATCTCAGGGGAGTGGAGAAGGCCTCTGGGAGCCCACTGCAGAGGGGTGTGTGATGGCATGTGCAGTCATGTTCCCAAGCAAGAGCAGATGTGCcctggctggagggaggtgaAGCAGTTAGAGGAAGAGGATGGCTcacagccagcccctgcctgtgTGTGACACTTTGCTGGTGCCCAAAGAGGGCACCCATAAGCCCAGTGACACTGAGGCCCTGGTGAGGCAGGGGCtgttgcccagctgcaggagagcagttCTCCATCGCTCTTCCTTGGGAGCTGTCCCTGGCTGAAAGGGGAGAATCTGATTAGCAAGAAATGAGTTGGGTGGTGGCCAGGAGGGaagtgtcttcttgttctgctggGAGCGTTGCACACAGCTTTTGTTTGCCTGACCAAGCTGGAAGGGAGGCTGAAGGGGTCTTAGTCTATACCAGTGCTCAGGAGTTGATAATGCAATTCCTCCTTCCTGGATGGACACTTGCTGCCCAGTTTCAAAAGgcatggagactggagatggtTCTGACCTAGAGGATCTGCTCCAGTCTTTTACTCTCTTCATTGTGCTTTTTGAAAGGCTTTTTGAGCTGAACCTCTGCCCCAATTTACTTTCCTGGTTTCTGGTGTCTGGAGATAACTTCTCCCTGCTGTCATCTGCAGTGCATGATCCATTCTCTCCTCCTGGCAGCGCAGCTGATggctcctttctcctttcaggATCCATGCTGAGTTCCAGCTGAATGAGCCACCAGACTTCCCCTTCTGGTTCTCCCCAGGCCAGTTCACAGGGCACATTGTCCTCTCCAAGGACTCTTCCCACGTCCGGGAGTTCAGGCTCTTCGTTCCCAACAGCAGGTACAGCCCTGCCTCCCTCTTCCTGGGTGCTGGGGATTGTTGTAAATGAATCCCAGTGGAACCCAGAGCCTCTGGGATCCTGTCCTGTGCAGGAGTGGGGCTGTGTGTGGAGGGAGGCTGGTGGGATCTTTTCTGGAGATAGGAGTCTGGTGGCAGTTCTGTCCCTTGCTGTGTGtgggcatcctgctctgggcagggtgTGCAGATCCTGCAGTCAGCTGTAGGCAGGCTGGTTCTGCTCTTTGCTTAGCTGTTGTCCCCACACATCCTTCCCTGCCAGCAGTCATCATGGTCACCCTGTCCTCCACTCTCTGGGTACAGTTGCTCCCCAGGCTGCTTCTGTTGCAGTTCTCAGGAACTGCTGTGTTGATTGACAGGTCTGGGGAGCTTCTGGCTCagaagaggcagggaaggaCAAAGGGCAGAGGGGGGACAGGAGAGAAGCAGGGCAGAGGTTGCTGGGGGCATGGAGCATGGGGCTGGGGATCCTTGTCCTTGCACAATCTGGCTGCAGCTGACACCTGCTGCAACCCCACAGCCaagcctcagctgtgctgtgccaaaCCACTTCAGAGGGAGGGACCTGCAGGCAAGGAAGACAGGGGTGGGGAATTGAGCTGTCCTGATGCTGCTGGAGACAGGCAGCAGCCTCTTTGTTAGCAGCACTGCCACAAGCACTACTCCCTTTGCCGTGTCCCAGCAGGCCCTAGCTGTGGCAGGGACTGCTGCAGATGCCAGAGACCTGTTGCAagctgcagaaggctgctggggtgtgtgatGGATGAGCTCCTGCTTTTCAGCCAAGGGCCTGGAAAATCTGAGTGAATTGAGCTCTGCAGTGGTCTGCAAAACTGGCAAATGCATCCTCACTACTCACTGAAGATCCCAGACCCGTTTCAGGGTCTGATTCACTCACCAGTAGCTGTCACTTGGTAgctggagggtggggagagacaggCAGGGTGTGGAGAGCAGCTCTTGGCCATCCCAGGGCCTGGCTCCAGGCACTGGAGCTCAGCACAACCTGCTGCTCTTGCTTCATTTTGTGCTTGGTGTTTCACAGGTTAAGGTTTTTGCCTGCACAGCTTCTCACTTGctcttttctgctctctggCAAGCAGCTGGAAGCCTTGCAGAGGAAAGAAGCTTCAAATTTCTTTGGCCACGATGGCTGGAGTGAAAATTCTCTTATAACATTACCCTGGTGACTTAATCCCTGTGGCTCTGTCAGCACATTTGTTACAGCAAGCAGACACttagagctctgcagcagctccttagAAAAGCTTCTTGCTTCTAAAAAACCACTTTCAAAAGTCCAGCAGGATCAGGATGTGCAAGTTAAGTGCTGGGAAGGAACGGGGGGGGGCAGAGGCACCTCTCTGTTTGCTTTGACAGGTCTCAGAGGTGTGGGGTTTGTGTCagaggatgctaggggttggaagggacctttgaagatcatcaagtccaaccccagtGTGCAGAGTGTTGGGTGGGTTCCTGGGCCCTGGTGCAGTGTTGCTGGCCTTGTGCAGGGAGCGCTGTGATCCCCAAGGAGCCAGAGGCTCTGGGCTTCAGTGCTTGAGCCTGCAGTGGATATTCTGATGGATGTGGGGGTTCCcatgcccagctctgggctggggtggctgtgagcaggatGGGTTCTCCTTGCAGGTCTCTGAACGTGGACATGGAGTGGCTGTACGGAGCGAGTGAGAGCAGCAACATGGAAGTGGACATCGGTTACCTGCCTCAGGTCTGTGCTCActgccagtgctctgtgtgcatgcagcatcccagcagggagggatttcagctgctgtggccctgggctgtCTCACCTCAGCTGGCCCTGGTCTTAAGAGCTTTCTTTTGAATGTTTCAGTACAATATAAGCTGTTGATCTGTTAtggcctctgcagcagcctggctccctGTTGATTCTTCTTGTGCTGCTCTGGTTTTTCCCTCTCTGTGGGTTGAATCCTGAGCTCCTGGAGCCCTGTGGCTGTTTCCATTTTTTGAGAAGATGAAGAGCTGAAGCCAGGCTGTGAGCCCAGGGGGTGTATGAGCTGAGTGTCTTGAGTTTAGCAACTCTGTGAGGTTATTCCTCTTTTTTGTGGTAATCCCAGCTCTTAGGACAGGAAACAC
The Indicator indicator isolate 239-I01 chromosome 33, UM_Iind_1.1, whole genome shotgun sequence DNA segment above includes these coding regions:
- the SELENON gene encoding selenoprotein N, producing MAEPNAAPPRLALAVAALAALAAVKYYRDAETARQQELAMKSLGSEGLFLFSSLDTNNDLYLSPEEFKPIAEKLTGVAPISEFEEEEMPDPSGETLSVVAKFQPLVMETMTKSKDGFLGISHVALSGLRNWTAPAVPMSVLFARQFKAFLPPKNKVDLGDPWWIIPSELNIFTGYLSNNRFYPPLPKGKEVIIHKLLSMFHPRPFVKTRFAPQGAVACIQAISTFYYTIAFRIHAEFQLNEPPDFPFWFSPGQFTGHIVLSKDSSHVREFRLFVPNSRSLNVDMEWLYGASESSNMEVDIGYLPQMELESTGPSIPSVIHDENGNVIDSRDPSGEPIQFVFEEITWQQQIPWEEAAQKLEVVMYPFKKISYLPFTQAFERAKAEKKLVHSILLWGALDDQSCUGSGRTLRETVLESSPILALLNQSFVSSWSLVKELEELQSNRENEFHSKLADLHLEKYSFPVEMIICLPNGTVVHHINANYFLDITSMKPEDVESNIFSFSTNFEDPSTATYLQFLKEGLQRAKPYLQS